The genomic region CCTCCCACACAATTTAATAGGACAATGGCCAGCACATTCTGATCAGTTAAATTATTCTGGAGATGaaatacatttactgtaattcaaaACATTTTCTTGCAAATTTGATTTTCAGTTTTTTGTTCTCTTTAACACATTCTATGCATAGGAAAAATGGTCATATCGGTCTACAGACCAACTCAAGTAAACTAGAGGTAGATACTGGTATACCACAAATGTACAAACGATAGTAGATGCTGGAGAGACTTGGCAGGTTAGGTAGCGTCAATAAAGAGAGAAACAAGGGTAATGCTTCAAGTCCATGATCTCATATCAGAATAGATACTGTCCCTTTGCTTCTACATTAGATTGTCAAGGGAAGGGGTGAGACAGAAGCAAAGAATATGCATTCTGATCTCCCACTATCACTGCTGACAAGTGTCTAGAAGGCTGACCAAAATTATAGGATTCAGTGATTCTAGCAACAGGAAATTGTGGTAGAACCCAGTTACTCTAACTGAGATGGGTAAACGGAAAAGGGATTTCCACATCACCCTTCATCCTCTCTAATTACTCTTCTAACAGAGGAAATGCGCCACCCAATCTTGCCCAAGTAGGATTTGCAAAAACTGTTTTCACAATGTTTAGAAATTTCCTATTTTACCAATGCTGATTGACTTATGACAGGATCCCAGGGGGATCATCCTGCCTCTTTTCCAAATAGCATCGGGGTATCTTGTACATCTGAaacagcgcacacaaaatgctggaggaactcagcaggtcaggcagcatctatggaaagaaaccCTTATTCGGAgtcctgacctgaaacatcaactgtttattcatttccattgatgctgcctgacctgctgagtttctccagcattttgcgtgtgttgctttggatttccagaacctgcagacagtcttgtgtttatgatttagtACATCTACCTGAGAGATCAGACAGAGCTTCAATTTAATGTCTCATGCAAAAGACTGTCCCTCTGGCAGATCAACACTCCCTTATTAGAATAGAGAGACAGGCTGATTTTGTGCTCAAGTTTTTGTAGTGTAACTTCGACCTACAATTTCTGATTCATGTTCTATCCTGAGCATTGGTTgtgcagtaaaaaaaaaacaaaggattaTACCCCTTCAACAGGACAAACAGACAAAGTCCTGAcaaatggtcttggcctgaaatgtcgactgcacctcttcctagagatgctgcctggcctgctgcgttcaccagcaatttttatgtgtgttgcttgaattttcagcatctacagaattcctgttgtataccCCTTCAACTCTCATTGGAAGACTTGAGCATCCTTACACCCACTCTTTCAGCTGACAAGCTTTCATCCCTTCATGCACATATTAAAATTCTGTTTATCCATTTCAATCATGCTATCTGTGCTCCCGTTGCATTACCTTGGCAGCAACAAAGTCAAATATGTTCTCCATTAAAAGGTACTTCAACACATCACGACAAGTGGGGACAAGAAAGATGGAGAAATTTGTAGCTGTGCTTTGCAGAGGATGGAGGTAAGGGAAGCCAGACCATTCAGTCCATTCTGTGGCAGTATCCCAATAGCTATAGTAATCCATTACAAAATGAACGTCCTAGACCTTTCACCTTTGCTGGTGAATAGGTGAATATAATTTTTACACATAGGCTAGCCAAACAGTATTAAATACATGGAcataaaaggaacagaattacCTTGAAGTTTGTTCCACTATTCATTGAGATCATGGCTGACATCATCTTGGTCTCAGTTCCACTTTCTTATCTAGTTCGACAACAGTTAACTCCCTAAAAACCAACATCAATCTAGCTCGGCCTCGGACAGATTTTATGACTCAGCCTGCACAGAATTCTGAAGCAAGCGTTTCAAAAAAACTTCAAAGATATTCTTCCTCCTGCCTGTTAAATTAGGAGACACCGTGTCCTAAAAGTATGCTTCATAAATCTAGATTATGCAGGAAGGGGAAAAGTCCACTGTTTGCCCTGTCTGCACCCAACCTCTCTGTCAGTGCCACACCCCGGATTCCTAcaggtttcagtaagatcacaactgcttcttttaaactccaatgaatacaggctcaAGCTGCTCATAAATTAGCACTCTTAGCTCAGGAATCAACTTGAACAGTTTGACAGTACATCTTTCCTTAAATAAACCATTATTTGCGTAGAAAAGGGAAACAGCTAGCGTTGCTTTTAGAACAGCATATGGATGTAGCTGAAGCTGTTGATCAAGAGACCATCAATTTGTAATACTTGCTAGATTTTAAATATTTAGAAAAACTGAAACAAAAAGTATGAGAAGAGATTAAAATAGGGGCATATTAAATTAAGGGGATCTTACTTTACGTGTTTGAGAGTTCTTTATCGGGGCATAGATTAAAGGGGATTGGAAAGTGTATTAAAAGGTGTGCTTAGGAGAATTTTTCTCATTCAAATGCGATGAaaattggaattcattgcctgtaAAATAGGCAGGAAAGTCATGTGCATAAATTTAAATTTGACCACTTATGGATCGGCACATTTAACAGAGGCATATTCTATACATATGCATGCTTTCTGAATGTGCTTTACAATAATTGGGAGCGGGAGATAGTCCCCTGACTGCTCTCCTTCCCTGTGAACGCTCCAAGGCAAAAAAACCTCGGAGCTGCTAGTTTAGAAAAAGTACTTAGATGCTCGCTTGACATGCTGCAATTTGCAAACTTTGGACCGAGAGCTTGAGATTGGGACTGGACTGGAAAGCACTTATAGAGGCAGCATGGTGTGTCTTTTTCTCATCTGCAAGTGTTTAAGTTTACAATTAtttccatactgtgtacaggttACACTAGGCAGACCGAAGTGCGAATTGGAAGGCTTTCCAGTGTGTCATTGTTGCCCTTTAGCCGTAGAATATTAGCTCTGGGAGTTGTCCACCTTGTACGCCTGTACCGTTGGTGCTGTCTGACGAACACTGAAACTGGAAGGTGACCTTTCCGCACTGCACCTCAGTCATCCCCTCCTGCCCAAAGTAGCTCAGCTCATTGCCGTCCAACACCACGCTGGCTGTGTAGAAAATGTCTGGCTCAACCTGCACCGGGTGTTCGAACCACACGGGGAAGGTGTTGCTGGAACCATCTGAGTAGAACTTGCTGAAGCTCTGGCCCAGAATGAGACCCTGCCGTTTCAGCTCGATACTGGCGCTGTACTCGGCTGAGCCACAACTGGAGCCATACAGGCCAAAGCCGGCAACGAAGACCCGCCTGTCCACAGCGAACTGGATGCTGTCACAGCGGCCCCGGTAGCGCCATTGGTTGCTGCGGTAGGCGCACGACTGGAAGCGGTGGCAGCGCTGGGGCGCCAGGCCCTTGCGAGGCCGGCATACGAACTCCAGCTCCGGCTTCTTGGCCGCCGTGTACCACAGGAAGATGTCATTGGTCTCATTGAGCGTCAGCACCCCGGACTGGGCCGCCCCATTGGCAAAGTCGTCCAGTGTCATGGCCGGGATGCGGATCAGATACAGTGCCTTGCCCAGGACTTTGCGCTTGTTCTCAATGCTGGTGGTCAGCTCCTGCCGGTGGCATTCCATCTCTGCCCAGCTCAGCACCGCCTCAAACAGGGTGATTTCCTTGGTGTTGAGAGTCTCCCTGTTCAGGATGCTCTGCAATGTCTGATAGTCAATGTCACAAAAACCTTCAGACTTCAAAGCCAGCTCAGCCTGGGCATCAATAACCTCCCAGCAGCGCTGGGTCAGGTCGGGCTCCTCGAAGAGGCAGCTCTGGGACAGCAGCACGCAGGCATTCTTGGCACTCAGGCTGGTCTCCAGGAAGTTAACACAAGCTCGAGCCAGGTGAGGGACAATGTACTTCTTGGCCGCATAGAGGGTGGCCAGGACCGTATCTGCAGCTAGCTcaatttcatcacagtagatgtaccTGCAAAAATAGAACAAGAGGTGActaaccatgggagaaagaatgCAATCTATATGCTTCACTACCTGTGCTATCCCAAGGTGGACACCTACTATGAACTGGTTTATCCCAGCATAATAGATCTGGTTCAGATACTATAATATGGGGGTATGGGGACCTGATTAAACCTCCATTAAAGACAGAAATATGCTTATCTACCTTCCTCAGCCCCCTCATCCTAGCAACCTCTTAACAGAAGTTGGCCTTATCGTTTATCAAAGATCCCTAGCGatatacagcagagaaacaggccaatTTCCCAATTTATCCATGCTGACAAGATGTCTATTGTCTGTATTTGGCccctatccctctgaacctttcctgtccatgcaTCTGCCCAGATGTCTTATAAACGTTGTAGCAGTACCAGTctctataagaccataaaccaTAAAGCACAGGAGTAGCattaggtctttcagcccattgagtctgctctgcctttcactCATGATTGACTtattattccctctcaacccctttctcctactttctcccctaaactttgacatcaagaaactatcaacttccactttagatATAGCCCACATCCACAACGGTCtacggcaatgaattctgcacattcactgccctctggtaaaataaattcctcctcatctctgttctaaaggggtgtccttctattctgatgctgtgccctctggtcttaaagCTCTCCCACAACTGGAAATATCGTCTCTAAGCGCAGTCCATCCAGGCCTTTAACCTCTCTGCAGCTGATTCCACATGCCCACTGCTGTCAGTGTGGTAATAAAAACATGCTCCTCGATACCTTCcaaatctttcccctcaccttaaatttacAGTCTCTAGTTATAGACTTCCCTACCCTGAGAAGACTATCAACCCAATGTaattctcataatcttataatccTCTATAAAATCAACCCAAAGCCTCCAGCTTATGAAAAAAAATCCCAGTCTATTCAATCTCTACTTATAATTCAAGCCCTCCCATGCAGAAAGCATACCTTTGAATCTATATTGCATCTAGCTTAGTTAACCCTTAATGTGGCGAGAGAGAGCGGCACACAATAGTATGGTCTAATCAACGATTTGAACAACAGTAACATGACTtgccaattcctgtactcaatgcctcagccattggAAGGCAAGCATACCCAATGGCTGCTTCACCACTTCGTCTACCTGTTTTATCACTTCCAGGGAACAATGTACTTGCACTCCAAGGCCTCAGTGTTCAAAGATTCTCCATGCCCTGCCATTTGCTGTATATGCCCTGGCCTTGTTAACCTCCCAAAATGCACCATTTTGCATTTTTCCTGAaataaattccatcagccattccCTTGCCTCCTTACTGAGTTGATTCAGATTATGCAGTGTCCTTAGAcaatcttcttcactgtccactatgttGTAGACCTTTCTATGATTCTCCTTTCCTGACCCTCTTTTTGCCCTCCAAATTTCCTTCTTATGTGGACTCCTACATCCATTATACACTTTGAGGGACTCATTTGATCCCAGCCTCCTAAAACTAATATAAACCTCATTCTTTCTCCGGATCATAGCCCCAGTATTCCTTGTCACCCAGGGTTCTCTAATCTCCCATTGGAACAGGAGCATGGTCCTGCACTTGTCCTATCTCATTTTAAAAGCCCTGCCAGACGCTCCTTTAACAGCCTCCCCCAATCAACATCTGCAAGATCCTGTCTAATGCTGTCAAAATTAGCTTTACCTCAAATCTAGGGCTTTAATTTGTAGCCATATCTTTTTCCATTTATCTTGAAACTAACAGAATTATGGTTCCAAAGTACTCCCCCCAGGCACACATCAGTGACCTTCTCAGCTTTATTTTCAAAGGAGCACACTCCATCAATCtactagatcaggggtccccaaccttttttgcactgcggaccggtttaatattgacaatattcttgcggaccagccgacccgggggggggggggggcgggggtggtagCGTTGCCAATGGACAAGGGTAGCAgccaaatacgttgtttacccaaaagactacaatgaccatgaagccttgcgtgggcaccaatGCCCATTGTTACTTGCTGATTTccctcctcccccgccccccccagcaaatcctttttggcgattctgttcatggGGGGTGGCTGTTAATGACTACCGGAATATAGGTTATAAGCGGGttatacactcaattttgtttctaaaagggtttatctaacaaatttaacattaaacacagagcgcatattttcctcgcatgaatataatgaTAAGTTAATTATCAGGGGaacttgaagtaagtattgaacgaacttcctatagaagtggcagaagcaggctcgatatgatcatttaaagaaaaaaatggataggtatatggacaggaaaggaatggagggttataggctgagtgcaggtcggcgggactaggtgagagtagcgttcggcacggactagaagggccgagatggcctgtttccgtgctgtaattgttatacggttatatatgtcacttataagtcaatagcatcataacattttaagtaacatttggatattaaacacacagcacatattttccccatatgaatatataaaatcattgccacgcaccaatatcgctgaatcagtgtgagccctgggcttgtttccctgcaccAACACCATCCTatcgaggagtgatgggagacagcaatactcgaagggcaTTCCTGAtgcccagtctattccgcagtttagttttcgttgaattcattgcagaaaactccacttcgcagaaaaatgttggaaatagaagcaacgttttcagtgctttcgtggctatctcaggataattagccttgactttgatccaaactGCTgacagagatgttatatcaaacatacttttcagcccgtcgtcatttgcaagctcaaggagttgatcgccttcccgccctgacacgATGACGCGCaggtcatgacctcgcatgcgtaatggctgatcagtggccgtgacagggaatgaggaaaggtgcagctgactcatatcaccaaatcatatcgctccctcgcggcccggtagtgcatgctctgcggcccggtaccggtccgcggcccggtggttggggaccgctgtactAGATCATGGCGGATTCAATCTGTTTACCTTCTTTGCTACACCTTATACTAAATGGTATTCCATTGATTCCCAGCAATCAAAACCTCTGAAACAATTCCGGTTTTCTGCTGCACTAATCTAAGGGAAGTTCTTAGTAAATATTTAAAGTGATAAGCTGCACATCAGACCAATCTGACAACTTGTGACTGCATTGGAACTTGATAATTGTCATGTCCCTGCCCATCTGCTGTGGATAGTTGTTTGGCACAGCCCATTCTATGcatcacacacaagatgctggaggaactcagcagaccaagcagcatctatggaaaagagtacagtcgacaattcaggccaagacccttcatcaggagcagtcagagttagaaggtggggggaggagaggaagaaacactaagtgataggtgaaaccagcaaagggggtgggggtgggggaggggtgaagtaaaaagctgggaagttcattggtgaaagaaatacagggctggcgaaggggggatctgatagaagacataaggccatggaagaaaaaatggagaagaggggaggagcactagagggatgcgatgggcaggtaaagagataaggtgagaaagagaaatgggaatggggaatggtgagggggggcattacaggaagtttgagaaattgatgttcatgtcgtcaggttggagggtacctagatggaatataaggtgttgctcctccaacctgagtgtggtcctatcatgacagtagaggaagccatggactcatatgtgggaatggaactgcgaagtggaattagaatgggtggccactgggagatccactgAGATCCTGTTTTTCTgtcggatggagcgtaggtgttcggcaaagccgtctcccaatggaccaggtaaatttcagGGCTGGGTGGAGGAGCtaggcatgggtgcaggaagcagcgccaatgcagttgtcagtgtCATATAGTAGAAGTAGTGGAGTGGGTAGcgcaggcttggaacatagactgttccacgtagccaccAACAATGCAGAAAAAGCTGGGAACCATGTGAGTGCTCTCGACTACACCCTTTGTTTGAAGCAAGTGGGgggagctgaaagagaaattattgagagtgagcaCATTCAGCCAGGTGGAGGAgattggtggtggaggggaacgggttggatctggtgtccagaaagaaactgaGAGCCTTGAGGCCTTGCTGGTGGGGGTagatgcttgaatttccagaatctgcagatattctcttgtttgccaTCCTATACATGCCATGTTTTAATATATTAACCATTATCAATCTTGCTCTTTATTACTCTTTTGGCTTTGGATGAAGAAAAGTTAAACTTTTCCATTCTCATTTCTGCCCAAATTAAAGCCGGTATGTTTATAAGTCCCAACTTCAAAATGCAGAATGCGGGCAGAGGGAAATTATTAGCATAGTGACAAACTGAGTGCATTACTGCAGAGTGTTTCTGTGGCTGGACTAATAATCAGTCAAATCCACCTAAGTTAATGCATTCAGTAGATTAAATAAACTTGGAATGAAAAGCTGTTATCCATTAGGCCAAACATGGAACTACCAGTTTGTTATTAAAGCCCATCTGGTTCAATACTGTCCCTAGATAGATAATAGTTTGTACGAGTAAGTACGGCTTCATATCTTCAGCAATGCATTTGGCATTTAACTCTCCACAGAAGGGGCCAGGAagccaagttcaagttcaggttgaAACTTAATTgtggtcattcaaccatacacaagaatacagccaaacgaaacagcgttcctctgagGCCAAGGCGCAAAAAACGGTACCAACATACacaacaaaaacacagcaaaCAGCACGTATCATTATGATAGTAGAGAAACATAGTTACAAAAcaaagcaaataaaaataataatatagcccaagttccTGAGCATCATGGCCTgtggattgatggtgcatggaagATGCCTTGGAGCCATGTTTCTATATGAAATAGCACTCAGCAGTTCTCATCTTGCGCAAGTGCAGCCTCGGAATAATGCACTGGACAGCAGCACCGATGGGAGGGCCAGCCCCAAAACCAGCACAGAATCCAGTGGCACACAGCCAGCTCCGGCATCTCCTTCCCTGGCAGCTGCAACAGGCGACCCCGAGGCATAAGGGCCTGGTCCACGCAACATCAAGGCCATGCAGTTCCTCGGCCACTGGTCTCACCAATCAACCAGTGAATCGGACTCGCAATATTCTACAATGACAATGCCTAACAGCATCTTGCAATCACAGTACAAACATCCAAGACAGTCAGATGTTCCATCATGCACTGTCTCTGTTGCCTTCTTCCCTGGGTGGCTGAGCAGGCTGCAATACGGTGCACATCAAATCCAGCTCCACTGCTGCTGAGCAACTCGCTAGTGGGGTAGACCTACAGTCCTCggtgttcttaatatccagcaacGTCTTGCGGTCATAGAAATGACATAAAAGATGAACAATTATCCCTTTGTGTTTGGACCTAGAAAGGCTGCTGCATCCAAGTAcgctgccatcttactggaatgGCCAAAGCACTCTTAAGGGCATTTAGGAGTGAAGCCGTTCAGTGACAGCTCTATTTCATAAATTAATACAGAAACAGAAATATATCAAGTAAAGAACttagaacataaaaacagaacATAATGTAGACTGACTTAACCCAGGCAGATAAAACCTTAACATTAAAGTTAAGTAAATAGAATGAGTGGGAAAGAAAGATGAGGGAGCAATGAGGCAAGAATGAGAGGTCTACTGTTTTGGCTTAAAATTGCACTTTCATTGTCTCATTTAGTTATTTAGAGTCATTAGAATCATTGAAAATTAATGGAATTGAAAGAGGATACTTGACACATCAGATACATGGTGATTCCTAACAGAGAAGTCCCACAAGTATGATTGCCTGCTCTTTCACTGTCCCCCCTACAAAATTATTGTCCTTGAATTGCCTCTTCAATTTACCTTTGAAGGATCAGATTGGTTCTCATTCTACCATCATTACAGCCTTGCTCTGCATACAGGTATTTCTTCACATGCTGCCCGTGTACCTCTGGTCAAAATAATGAATCTGGCCTTCCAGGTCTTTGAACCATTTAcaaaaggaacagcttctttttatAATATTTAAACAACAAGCCTATTTTTACTTGAGTAACATCATTAACACTCTGAAGCAGAGCTCTAGTTGTGTGACACTGCAAACCAGATGACAGTGAATTGACAGCCTGACTTACATATCTCCTGATCTTTACTTTCAGTCAATCTGTTTCTTTCTATCAAGAAACTGTAAAAAACCTTTCAGGCTTAGCCATTCCAAGAAGAGACATTTCTCTGATAATTCTGATTTCTTGTAGGAAATGACACGATCTACAAAAACCAGAAGGGATAAACCAATCTTTTGCATTTCCTGGCCACACTATCGACATTCTCTCCCCTTACCACAATGAGGGATCGGAAAACTATTATCTTCACAAACAGAAAACAATGTAAGGCATAAATATATCTGGGTATTCAAAAAGAAGAAAGAAGGTACATGCATTTGTCTACACATGAAAAAATTGCCAAACCAGTTCAGAGGTTACTTAAGAGGCAAATAcaaatgaaggatctcaacccaaaacattgactgcccaTTATCCTCCACAGGCGATGCCTGGCCTATGGAGTTCCTATAGTGCTTCTTCTTTTGCTTGAGAATGACCAAGTTGGTTTGGGACAGGAGTCTTAATAAGCCCAAGATGGGTAAGGGTAGCAGTCTTCCAACCCTGGAAGACAGTGGATATTTACAACACTCCAATAGTTTTGATTTCTATTGATGCCAACCTTTTATTTCCAGGTCTTATGGAGTCTGAGGGTTTGTCAGAGAGTTTTGATATAATGTTGTGAGAATAAACGTACAAGCTATGTTACCAAGCAATGGGAGCCAATGATGGGAAAACAAGAAATGTTATCAGCACATGGGAAAAATGTGGTTAGTCACTGGTAGATACGAGAAGAAGACACAGAGAACAGAAATCAACAAAGCTGATAAGGTTAGATAGAGATAGTGCTGTGGATACC from Mobula birostris isolate sMobBir1 chromosome 8, sMobBir1.hap1, whole genome shotgun sequence harbors:
- the LOC140201416 gene encoding BTB/POZ domain-containing protein 3 isoform X3, producing the protein MFYGDLAEDKEEIRIPDVEPVAFLAMLKYIYCDEIELAADTVLATLYAAKKYIVPHLARACVNFLETSLSAKNACVLLSQSCLFEEPDLTQRCWEVIDAQAELALKSEGFCDIDYQTLQSILNRETLNTKEITLFEAVLSWAEMECHRQELTTSIENKRKVLGKALYLIRIPAMTLDDFANGAAQSGVLTLNETNDIFLWYTAAKKPELEFVCRPRKGLAPQRCHRFQSCAYRSNQWRYRGRCDSIQFAVDRRVFVAGFGLYGSSCGSAEYSASIELKRQGLILGQSFSKFYSDGSSNTFPVWFEHPVQVEPDIFYTASVVLDGNELSYFGQEGMTEVQCGKVTFQFQCSSDSTNGTGVQGGQLPELIFYG
- the LOC140201416 gene encoding BTB/POZ domain-containing protein 3 isoform X2, with product MAAEMYSAKKVAGPSVSVQSHQQNLNNNNTIQGTNWQGLYPTIRERNAVMFNNDLMADVHFVVGPQGGTQRLPGHKYVLAVGSSVFHAMFYGDLAEDKEEIRIPDVEPVAFLAMLKYIYCDEIELAADTVLATLYAAKKYIVPHLARACVNFLETSLSAKNACVLLSQSCLFEEPDLTQRCWEVIDAQAELALKSEGFCDIDYQTLQSILNRETLNTKEITLFEAVLSWAEMECHRQELTTSIENKRKVLGKALYLIRIPAMTLDDFANGAAQSGVLTLNETNDIFLWYTAAKKPELEFVCRPRKGLAPQRCHRFQSCAYRSNQWRYRGRCDSIQFAVDRRVFVAGFGLYGSSCGSAEYSASIELKRQGLILGQSFSKFYSDGSSNTFPVWFEHPVQVEPDIFYTASVVLDGNELSYFGQEGMTEVQCGKVTFQFQCSSDSTNGTGVQGGQLPELIFYG
- the LOC140201416 gene encoding BTB/POZ domain-containing protein 3 isoform X1, which gives rise to MVDTKNRNMKCLTFFLMLPEAVKKSKKASKASRLPVCYEILTFRKRMAAEMYSAKKVAGPSVSVQSHQQNLNNNNTIQGTNWQGLYPTIRERNAVMFNNDLMADVHFVVGPQGGTQRLPGHKYVLAVGSSVFHAMFYGDLAEDKEEIRIPDVEPVAFLAMLKYIYCDEIELAADTVLATLYAAKKYIVPHLARACVNFLETSLSAKNACVLLSQSCLFEEPDLTQRCWEVIDAQAELALKSEGFCDIDYQTLQSILNRETLNTKEITLFEAVLSWAEMECHRQELTTSIENKRKVLGKALYLIRIPAMTLDDFANGAAQSGVLTLNETNDIFLWYTAAKKPELEFVCRPRKGLAPQRCHRFQSCAYRSNQWRYRGRCDSIQFAVDRRVFVAGFGLYGSSCGSAEYSASIELKRQGLILGQSFSKFYSDGSSNTFPVWFEHPVQVEPDIFYTASVVLDGNELSYFGQEGMTEVQCGKVTFQFQCSSDSTNGTGVQGGQLPELIFYG